Proteins from a genomic interval of Clostridium sp. M62/1:
- a CDS encoding polysaccharide biosynthesis protein: MRRKNAGKRQKDHRPEKTVLTVEDIQAVLESQSGSSRQKVQHSRPEQGTAALRGNGDMRRPGSGAYGTGSSRGRREPPGGPMQERRQKAGPAARQMEDGFSMEEGRSRLFSEPRRSRGKGQAHAGRPMSSEGRSERELRPSERARQAEGLRRRPETGEKRGREASRMASARPKSRTGSFVVQGTILAAAGIIVRLIGLLYRIPMTNIIGDEGMGYYSTAFNVYNIVLILSSYSLPLAVSKLVSARLAKGEFRNASRVLCAALVYATCAGGVACGVVWHFGSFFAGTVFKTPFCVYALRTLAPTIWIMAYLGVLRGYFQGHGTMIPTAVSQIFEQIVNAAISVTAAGVLFKVGLDSNRVFETTGYPEAFGAAGGTIGTGAGALTALLFMLFLFAVYRPFMKKKIRRDRQGSRESYGHISGVFFMTVMPVILSSAVYNINAVLDNSIMAYGMDALGRGEEFLALWGIYNNKYLLLVHVPLAMANALSSSLIPSLAAAVARKQRGEAARKTGMAIRFSMVIAIPAAVGLTVLAEPVNRLLFHSGDTAEAVRMMVWGSSAIVFLSLSTVMNAILQGLGHMNLPVRHAAAALVLHVAALYVMLMGLHWGIYSVLFANILFAVIICLLNWLSIRRILHYRQELKRTFIIPLAASAVMGAAAYGCYQGLSRLFGGSGIATVGAVLAGVLVYGILLLKIGGVDAQELQTMPGGTRILKTARKLRILQ; the protein is encoded by the coding sequence ATGAGAAGGAAAAACGCAGGGAAAAGGCAGAAAGATCACAGGCCGGAAAAGACCGTCCTCACAGTGGAGGATATTCAGGCTGTCCTCGAAAGCCAGTCTGGCAGCAGCCGGCAGAAAGTACAGCACAGCCGGCCGGAGCAGGGAACAGCTGCCCTTCGGGGAAACGGGGATATGCGGCGCCCCGGCTCAGGCGCCTATGGGACAGGCAGCTCCAGGGGAAGGAGAGAACCTCCGGGCGGTCCCATGCAGGAGAGGCGGCAGAAGGCCGGGCCGGCTGCCAGGCAGATGGAAGATGGCTTCTCCATGGAGGAGGGGCGAAGCCGCCTCTTTTCAGAGCCGCGCCGCAGCCGCGGAAAGGGCCAGGCCCACGCAGGGCGTCCGATGTCTTCAGAGGGCAGAAGTGAGCGGGAACTAAGGCCCTCTGAGCGGGCCAGGCAGGCAGAGGGCTTGCGAAGACGGCCGGAGACGGGAGAAAAGAGGGGGAGAGAGGCTTCCAGAATGGCGTCTGCCCGCCCGAAGTCCCGCACCGGAAGCTTTGTAGTTCAGGGAACTATTCTGGCAGCTGCCGGAATCATTGTGCGCCTGATCGGTCTTCTCTACCGGATCCCGATGACGAATATCATAGGCGATGAGGGAATGGGCTACTATTCCACTGCCTTTAATGTCTACAATATTGTGCTGATCCTGTCCTCCTACAGTCTTCCGTTAGCTGTCTCCAAGCTGGTGTCGGCGAGGCTTGCAAAGGGAGAGTTCAGGAATGCGTCAAGGGTACTCTGTGCCGCTCTGGTCTACGCCACCTGCGCCGGCGGCGTGGCCTGCGGCGTGGTCTGGCATTTCGGCAGCTTTTTTGCGGGTACAGTCTTTAAAACGCCGTTCTGCGTCTATGCCCTCAGGACGCTGGCCCCGACGATCTGGATTATGGCCTATCTGGGGGTTCTGAGGGGATATTTTCAGGGCCACGGCACTATGATTCCCACTGCTGTTTCCCAGATATTTGAGCAGATTGTAAACGCTGCTATCAGCGTGACAGCGGCAGGCGTACTCTTTAAGGTGGGCCTGGATTCCAACCGGGTATTTGAGACAACCGGCTACCCGGAGGCTTTCGGGGCTGCAGGAGGCACCATAGGAACCGGAGCAGGAGCCCTGACTGCGCTTTTGTTTATGCTGTTTCTCTTCGCCGTATACCGTCCCTTTATGAAGAAAAAGATCCGCAGGGACAGGCAGGGCAGCAGAGAATCCTACGGACATATTTCAGGTGTCTTTTTTATGACAGTGATGCCTGTTATTCTGAGCTCCGCCGTCTACAATATCAATGCGGTGCTGGACAACAGCATTATGGCCTACGGGATGGACGCCCTGGGAAGGGGAGAGGAGTTCCTGGCTCTCTGGGGCATCTACAACAACAAGTACCTTCTCCTGGTGCATGTGCCGTTAGCCATGGCAAATGCCCTGTCCTCCTCCCTGATTCCTTCTCTGGCGGCGGCAGTGGCCAGAAAGCAGAGGGGGGAAGCGGCCAGAAAGACGGGAATGGCTATCCGTTTTTCCATGGTGATTGCCATTCCGGCGGCTGTGGGCCTTACGGTACTGGCAGAGCCGGTAAACCGCCTGCTGTTTCACAGCGGTGATACGGCCGAGGCGGTGAGAATGATGGTGTGGGGGTCCTCCGCCATCGTCTTCCTGTCTCTCTCCACTGTGATGAATGCGATTCTGCAGGGACTGGGTCATATGAATCTTCCGGTCAGACATGCGGCAGCAGCCCTGGTGCTCCATGTGGCGGCCCTCTATGTGATGCTGATGGGCCTTCACTGGGGAATTTACAGCGTCCTTTTTGCCAATATTCTGTTTGCAGTGATTATCTGCCTGCTCAACTGGCTCTCTATCCGGAGGATTCTCCATTACCGCCAGGAGCTTAAGAGAACTTTCATCATTCCATTGGCCGCCTCTGCCGTCATGGGTGCTGCGGCCTATGGCTGCTACCAGGGGCTTTCCCGCCTTTTTGGAGGCAGTGGAATTGCAACTGTGGGAGCTGTTTTGGCGGGTGTCTTAGTCTACGGCATCCTGCTGTTAAAAATTGGCGGGGTGGATGCGCAGGAACTTCAGACAATGCCCGGAGGCACCAGGATTCTGAAAACCGCCAGGAAGCTCAGAATTCTCCAGTAA